The Mucilaginibacter defluvii genome contains the following window.
TTTCATCCTGCAATTGAACATTGTTTTCAACGTCTTTATCGGTAATGGTAATTTTTACTACCTTTTCCTTATATCCTACAAAGCGATAAACTACATTGTACTGCCCGGGGCTAAGGCGCAGGTCATACCGTCCAAATTCATTAGCCGTAGTGCCGTAGGTGGAATTGCGTATGTATACAGAAGTGAACGGAATTACCTTACCATCAGCATCGGTTATTTTCCCCATAAGCTCATATTGCTGCTGAGCGAAGGCGGCAAACGTGCTTAAAACACTTAAAATCAACAGTAAATATCTTCTCATAGTTGTATTCACATAATACAATCACTGATAAAAATGTTTTATTATAGGCAGATATATTTCAAACGTTGATTTTTACACACTAATAAGTTTTCAATGTGTAATTTTGCCCGATAAACTAAACTGACTTTATGTACAATACACTGCAGCCTGTATTACAGCAGGAACTTACCGAAATAGAGAATGCCGGATTATATAAAAGGGAGCGCATTATAACCTCACCGCAAGGTGCTGATATAACCGTTCAGGGTGGTAAAGAGGTGATTAACTTTTGCGCTAATAATTACCTGGGTCTTTCATCACACCCACGGGTAATTGAGGCAGCAAAAGCTACTATGGATACCCATGGTTACGGCCTATCATCTGTGCGCTTTATTTGTGGTACGCAGGATATACATAAGCAGCTTGAACAAAAGATATCTGAATTTTTAGGTACCGAAGATACCATTCTATACGCCGCGGCATTTGATGCTAACGGCGGTGTTTTTGAGCCTTTGTTTAACGATAAGGATGCTATTATATCCGACGAGTTGAACCATGCCTCAATTATTGACGGTGTGCGCTTGTGTAAAGCGCAACGTCATCGATATAAACATGATGATATGGCCGACCTGGAAGAAAAGCTGAAAGCTACGCAAGATTTGCGTCACCGTATTATTGTTACTGATGGCGCCTTTAGTATGGATGGTACCATAGCCCAGCTTGACAAGGTTTGTGAACTGGCCGAAAAATACAATGCCTTGGTGATGATAGACGAGAGCCATTGCTCCGGCTTTATGGGTAAAACCGGCCGCGGTACGCACGAGCATCACAATGTAATGGGTAAGATAGATATCATTACCGGTACGTTGGGCAAAGCACTGGGTGGTGCATCCGGTGGTTTTACATCGGGCCGTAAAGAGATTATAGATATGCTGCGCCAGCGTTCACGCCCTTACCTGTTCAGTAATACCTTGGCTCCGGCCATTACCGGTGCTTCAATAGCCGTGTTGGAAATGCTGAACGAAACTACTGACCTGCGCGATAAACTGGAAAGCAACACCCAATACTTCCGCGAAAAAATGACTGCTGCAGGTTTCGATATTAAACCCGGCGTACACCCAATAGTTCCTGTTATGTTATATGATGCCAAACTGGCGCAGGAGTTTGCCGCTAAAATGCTGGACGAGGGTATTTATGTTATCGGTTTTTACTACCCGGTAGTACCACAAGGCAAGGCGCGTATACGTGTGCAACTATCCGCCGCTCATGAGCAGGAGCATTTGGACAAAGCAATAGCAGCGTTCACTAAGGTTGGCAAAGAATTAAAAGTAATTGAGTAATTTTGGAAATGAAGATTAAAACCTTACTTGTCACAATTGGTTTGTTGGTGTCGTGTATAGGCGCATTTGCGGCGCAAGGCGATTCAACAAATGTAAAAAGACGTTTTTTTGTTAAAGATTACGAACCAGGATACATAATCTTAGTAGATAATAGTGTAAAAACCGGCCTCGTTAAGTTTAATGGTGACGTTAGCTTTAAGGATAAAAAAGAGTCAGATCGAACAAAATACTCGCCCAAACAACTAAAGGGCTTTGTTATAGGCCGTGACACATTTTGTGTTGCGCAAAATTTAGCTTACAGGGCTCAAGGCATATGGGGAGATAGTTTTACAAAAGGTATAACTTACGTAAAACAGTTAGAATATGGACCTGTGTGTTTATATGAAATGCAAACTAACGTAGCAAATGCTCCTGCATCTTTCGGCGGTTTTTCAACTTATTCGAGTTATATGAAATCAAACTATTACGTTAAACGTAAAGATGATGGAGAATATACACTGGTATCAGAAAACAAGAAAAAATTTAAACTGGGAATGTCATTGTTTTTTCAAGATGACCCTTCTCTCAGTTATAAAATTGGTGAGGGTGAATTAAAGCATGATGATATCGTAAACATTGTTAGGCAATATAACCAGCAACATGCAGCCGGTATAACCAAAGTTAACTAAACAATAAATGCAACAACAAATAGATAAATATACTCAGGAAATAAACAACTTTGTAAAAGCCACGGCCGATGAGCTGGAAGCCTTCCGTATAAAGTTTTTGGGCACCAAGGGTATTGTGAAAGACTTGTTTGAGCAGTTTAAAACCGTTGGTGCCGAAGAAAAACGCACCTTTGGTAAGGTGCTTAACCAGTTTAAACAATTGGCCGAGGCTAAATACAATGAGCTTAAGGAAGGTGCCGGTACCGCTGCCGAAAGCGGCAAAACCGAAGCCGACCTTACCCTGCCGGGCGACGGCTTTGCATTGGGTTCACGTCACCCGCTATCATTGGTGCGTAATGAGATCATTGATATTTTTAAGCGTTTAGGTTTTGTTGTGGCTGAAGGACCAGAAATTGAGGACGACTGGCATAACTTCTCAGCGTTGAACTTCCCTGAGGAACATCCGGCCCGCGATATGCAGGATACCTTTTTTATAAAAAAGAACCACGGTCAGGATGATATCGCGTTGCGCACGCATACCTCATCTGTACAGGTACGTATGATGGAGAATGGTAAGCCGCCATTCCGTGCTATTATGCCGGGGCGTGTTTATCGTAACGAAGCTATTTCGGCGCGTGCGCATTGCTTTTTTCACCAGGTAGAGGGTTTGTATGTTGACGAGAATGTATCATTTGCCGACCTGAAGCAAACGCTGTTTCACTTTGTGCAGGAGCTGTATGGCGAGGGTACCAAGGTACGTTTCCGCCCGTCATACTTCCCATTCACGGAGCCATCAGCCGAGATGGATATATCATGTACCATTTGTAAAGGCGATGGTTGTAATATGTGTAAATACTCCGGCTGGGTAGAGATTTTGGGCTGCGGCATGGTTGACCCGAATGTTTTGGAGAACTGCGGCATCAATAGTAAGAAATACACCGGTTTCGCCTTTGGTATGGGTATAGAGCGTATAACCAACCTCAAGTATGTTATTCGCGATCTACGCTTGTTTTCAGAGAACGATGTGCGCTTTTTGAAACAATTTAAAACCGAGATCATCTAAATGAAGGTTGTGCTGTGCGCATTGCTGGGTTTATTACTGGTTAGCTGCGGTAAGCAGAACGATGTAGTGCCTTATGTGCCGGTAAACATCACAATACAACGGGCAGATCCGCGATATAACAGCATCAGCAGCGCCGGAAGCGTAATCACTTTAAACGGTGGCGTAGCCGGAATTGTGGTTTACAACACCGGCAGCGGCATTGTGGCTTTTGACCGTTGCAGCAGCTATCAGCCTGAAAAAGCCTGCGCTGTAACCGTTGATGAAGGTCTGTTTACAGTAACTGACCCGTGCAGCGGTTCAAAATTTTCATTACTGGATGGATCGCCCGTTAAAGCGCCTGCAACACGGTCACTGCGGTCATACACAGTAGTTATAACCCAATTTGAGATCAGAATAGTAAACAGTTAATGGAAGCCGATAAAATAAAAGACAGTATAAAGCGGGCAGCGCAGGATCTGTTCCGCAAGTTTGGCTACCATAAGACCAGCGTTAATGAGATAGCTAAAAAGGCAAAAATTGCCAAGGCAACCATCTATAAGTATTTTGATAGTAAGGAAGCGGTGTTACACTCCCTGCTGATGGATTACATACGCGTTAGCGTTGACGACCTGATACACATCAACACGCCCGAAAAAAGCGAGGAGGAACACCTGAGTAATCTAATCATGAAAACCTGCCGCCTGTCGTACACCGTGTGTAACGAGTTTATAGGCTGGGAGTTTATCCGCGAATCGGCCAACTCGCAGGAGTTTTTGAAGAACCTGTCTAACGAGCTGGAAGATCTGCTGGTGTTATCCTTCACCCAGTTAACGGGTATGCGCAAGCACGAAACTTTTCAGCAACGTTTACGCTTTCTGATCAAGAGCAGCAAAAGTATTGTGTTCAGTTTCGCCTTTACCTCGGTTAGTGATGCCGACGTGCGCAAAAACTTTGTATCCTTCCAAAAAGAGATACTGCCTTACCTGGTTAAGGCAGCACTCATTGTTTAAGATTTTTATAGGAATACCGGCCTGTCCAGCTTGATGGCTATACGATAGGCGGCATTCATCAAGCCCACGTGGCTATATGCCTGCGGGAAGTTGCCCCACATGCTGCCGGTCTCTTCATCCACATCCTCGCTGAACAGCAATAGGTGATTACAGTATTTCATTAGGTTTTCAAATTCACGCATAGCGTCATCTAATCGCCCTACACAAGCCAGTGCCTCAACGTACCAAAATGCACAGATCAGGAAAGTGGTTTTCGGCTTTCCGAAATCATCAGCATGCAGGTAACGGTAGAACAAACCATTTGGCGTTTTTAGCTCTTTTTCAAGCGCGGCCAAATGGTCTTTTGCCCGCTGTGATGCCGGGTCAAGATAGTTCATCATGATGAGTTGCAGCGTGCTGGCGTCCAGGTGCGGGCTACCGGCCGCGTTGGTATACACCTTTCGTACCGGGTCGTAACAGCTTTCAATATGCGCCGCGGCACGTTCCTTCAGCGCTTTCGCTTTCTCCTCTAAATCTTTATTGCCGATGGTAAGCGCCATTTTTTCGGCGGCGTTACAACCCGCCCATTGGAACAGGTTGCTATAGCAATGTATATTGGCCATGTTACGGAACTCCCATATACCGGCATCCTTTTCGTCAATGGTACGCTCAATTTTGTTGAGTACCGACTCAATCCAGCGTACCGAATCCTTACGTTCACTAAATATGAAACGGTGATCAGTGTATAACGGCAGCAGCGATATCAGTACCTGCCCGTAAATATCATTCTGAATATGCTCGTACGCCTGATTCCCTACGCGCACAGGTTTATCGCCCAGGTAGCCGTCCAGGTGGTCCATGATCTCTTCAACCAGTTTCTTTTTGCCGGTAATGCCGTACAGCGGCTGGTAGCGAAATTCATCTCCTTCGGATATGGAAATGTCGGAAACATAATTAAAATACCGCTCCATCTCCTCAAAATGCCCGATGTGGTTAAGCGAGGTAAGCACGTAATACGTATCGCGCAGCCAGCAATAACGGTAATCCCAGTTGCGGGTACTACCCGGATGTTCGGGTAAACTGGTTGTACTTGCGGCGATGATAGCCCCGGTATCTTCATACTGGTGTATTTTAAGGGCCAACGCCGAACGAATAACATAAGGCTGAAAATACCCGGCTATTGATGAATGCTTGATCCACAATCTCCAATATTCCGCCGTGTTGCGTAAAAACGTTTCGGCTGTACTTACCAGGGGCGCTTCCAGCGGGTCGCCGTAGGATAGCAGCAGGTATTTGGCCTCATTCAGCTGAAAATATTGCTCGTCGATAATATAACTCAACGGTATATTGGTGGTCAGGCGCATGGTTTCTTCACAACCGGCATAATCAATATGGTTACTGCCGCGGCGGGCCTTTTGTTTACGACGGCCGTAATCACACACAGGCTCACATTTCACGCGTATTTTAGGCAAACCTTCAAGCGGTTCTATCTTGCGGATCAACATCAGTGGTTTAAAGTACCGGTCGTACTGGCGAAAGCGCGGAGCAAAATCTGTTATCAGGTATTGGCCGCCTTCGCAATTCACTTTAGTGCAAAGCACGTTGGTATTTTCAAGATAATACTGCTCCGTTTCATAATCGCCTTCAGGCAGTATGGAAAATTCGCCCCCTTTTTCTTTATCGAGCAAACTGCCGAAAACAAAGGTGCTATCAAAACGTGGCCAGCAAAGCCACGTAACATTCGTGTTTTTGTTGATGTGGGCCAGGTAGGCGCAATTACCTATCAGGCCTGCATTATACATGTGTTTCTCCATACTTTTACTAACGGATCAATTTAAAAATTTATGCCTCTGCGTACATTAAATCAATTAAAGTGCTGATTTTGTTTGCGTTTTTAGCCATTTAAACCACATATCGTACATTCAGCAAATATTTTTAGCTTTAAAGTGCAACTAATCCACAGTTACCTGCGTCTAATAATCAACAAAGCTTAAACACAATTAACCAATACACTATTAACATCATGAAAGCTATCAATAAAATTATGCTGGCCACCTTGCTAATCGCCGGCAGCAGCGCAGTCACTCAAGCATCAAACATTAATCATAACGCCGCTATCCGCTCAGTACAAACGACCGAGGATCGCCATCTTTCGGGCTTTAACGCCGTGTCGGCATCGGGTTCATGGGATGTATATATTACACAGGGATCTACCGAATCAGTTAAAGTTGAAGCGCCATCTGATGTGATTGGCAAGATCATCACCGAGGTTGATGGCGGCACATTAAAAATTTATAGCAAGAACAGTAACTGGGGCTGGAGCATGGGCAACAAAAAGATCGCGATATATGTAACGGCCAAAAGCCTGAACAGTATCACTATGTCGGGCTCGGGCGATATCTTCTTTAAGAATGGCATCAAAGGCGATAAACTTGCTTTGCGTTTAAGCGGTTCGGGAGATATTACAGGCCGTGTAACCGTAAACGAGTTGGAGAGCAGCATATCCGGCTCAGGAGATATCAAGGTAAGCGGGACAGCCAAAACATCGGCGGTCAAGGTAGTGGGCAGCGGCGATTTTACCGGTTCTGACCTGGTTACCCAAAGCACCATGGTTAAAGTAGCCGGCAGCGGTGATGCACGCGTAAACGCCAGCCAAAAAGTTGATGCATCCGTAGTAGGCAGCGGCGACGTATATTATACAGGCGGCGCCACCAATGTATCGTCATCAAGCGCAGGCAGCGGCGATATTCATAAATTTTAATTCCCTTTCCCCTTTTTAATAAAAAGAGCGATGAGATTATTCTCATCGCTCTTTTTTGACTACTTGATTTGTATCTCGGGTATTGGATGCGAGACGAAAATATTTAATAGTTTATTTCGATATTGAGCAAGGCTCTGTATCAATTCTTCCGCTCCGGAATCATATGCCCTATGGCTAAAACCAAACATTAATATTCCTTTATTGCCGAACTTATCTGTGTATTCTTTATAGTGGTAAGCATTCCATTCCAGCAGCTTTAAATTGTATCCACTGCCTTCGCTCATAAGAAAATCAAGGATGTACTCATTGCCTTTTTTGCTGAGCTGGTAATTGCAAACAGCGTCTGACTGTTTGCGGATTTTTAGCGTATTGACCTGTGCATTGACAGCATCTTCTAAAGATTTATCAGTTTGAAGAAAGTCAATCAAAATCATATCCTTGAATTTATCGGCTGTTTCATCTTCAGGAAGATATTCCTGTTTATAATATTGTAAAGATGGATGCGAGCTCCAGGATAACTTATAGCTTCGGTTATTGAACGATATTTCCTTAATGCCAAAGTAATCTTTTTCTGTGTAGCTGGTTATGGCAGATAAATTTAAAAAGGCAATTACGATACTTGGAATTGCAATAAACTTTGGTTTGATATTCATGTTTAGCTTCTTTATCAGGCTACTACAACCTTGTATAAACAGCCAGGTGAACCACATTATTTGCTGTACCGCTGCTAACTGCTTTGGTGTACTGATTCATATAGCCCAGCTCCATATCAAACTTTTTGCTAAAGCGGTAGCCAAACCCCACATAGGCGCGGTTTTGGTCAAAAAAGTGTGTGTTCACCTTGTCCTTGTTCTGCACATTTAAAAACACCTCGTTTTGCAGGCCAATATAGGTACCTTTGCTAAAATTACTATCGCGTTTAATGGGTATAACAGCGCGGATAAAATATCGGAAACGCTGGGCGAAATAATTATCGTCACGGTCATCAGCCGAGTCGCCCAGGTAACGCTGCTCCAAACGGAAGCGGTGCGACAGTTGTATACTTGCCCCTGCTTTATGTACCTGCGTAAACTGCTCAAATATTCGGCTTTCGGGCCTGAATGTTTTTTCACCATCCGGGGTACGCCCGTTGGTAGTTACATATGCATAACCCACGTTTACAGATTGGTTCTTGTTAAAATGATACGCTACCGATGGCCGGAGTAAAATGTTACGTAAATAGTCAACCTTATCAGCCGAGCGGAATTGCCCGTCGAACGCGTAACCCCAATGTTCTGATAATTTTTGCGTATGAAACCAAGCCCCCCAAACGCTGAACTGCGAATTTTGTGCATGCAGCTTACTGCCGCCCAGGCACAACAATAGCAACAGTATAAAATATTTGTTTCTCATAACGCAGGTGGTTCTGTATTAGTTAAAGTTAACCAGTTTTTTGCGGCCAAGGTCAACCACTATGCGGAAAGCTTGCTGGTTATCATTCAGGTGCGCGGGCGACTGGTGAAAACTGAACACAAATTGCCCCTTAATGTTTTTAAAGAGGAACGGCGTATAGATCACATCCAAACGGTTGTACAGCTTTTTAAGGTAATACGAGTCGCCATAAATCACATTCTGGCCTTGCCCGGCGTAAAATTCATCAAACAAAGCAATGCGCTTGTAGCTGAAATAGGCGGCGGCCACAAAGCCTGCGTGGTTTTGAAAACCGATATCGCGGTTCATGCGCTCAAGCGACATCATGCCGCCGGCTTCAACACTTAACGAGTCGAGACCGGTTAATTTAGTCAAATTCAAACCCAGCTTGATCTGCGCCGCGCCATTATCGCCCAGCGGGTGTGTAGGGTCGGCTATCTCGGCACCGGCATCATGCAGCATCATAAAATAGTGCGATAGGTAGAACATGCCGTTTACGGATGGTTTGAACTTTCCGGAAAACCCGAAAAGGAACTGTTCACGGTCGGTAGCGGTTTGGCGGCTTACCCAATCCAGCCATACGGTTTCGGTAAAATGCTCGTTTGTGTATCGCGTTAGCAAACCCTCTACGTTGGGGCGGTAATAACGCAGGGTATCATTCAATATAGATCGCGGATAGTCGGACAGCAGGCCCTCACGCGGAAACATACCGGCATTAAACAGCCAATTTTGGCCATGATACTCATAATAAGCAACCGGGTTAACTTTTAAAAAGTAAGGTTTGGCACCAAATTCATGTATGCCGTTCATGCCCACCACAAAGCGGTTAACACTGTCAATGTTCCACCCCAGGTCAAGAGCTAATCGTGTGCCCGAATATGTACGTGAGCGCGGAATGAATGCCTTATACTCGCGGTTATCTAAAAAGCCGAGGGCATTAAAATGTATATCAAGGTTCTGCTGCGCCCAGGCAGCAGTATTTATCGTGATAAATAATAAAAACAGGTAAAGTTTTTTCAACATGCGCAAATGTACTATTCCACCACGAAAGTTATAAAGCCACTGTTACGGTTTCCGTTGAAAGGTGTTGTGTGTAAGGAGAAAAGCATATCGTACCGCCCTTTTTTTGACGGTGCTTTTACCGTAAAGGCAAAGTGCGCGTTGCGCCCCGGCTT
Protein-coding sequences here:
- the kbl gene encoding glycine C-acetyltransferase, whose product is MYNTLQPVLQQELTEIENAGLYKRERIITSPQGADITVQGGKEVINFCANNYLGLSSHPRVIEAAKATMDTHGYGLSSVRFICGTQDIHKQLEQKISEFLGTEDTILYAAAFDANGGVFEPLFNDKDAIISDELNHASIIDGVRLCKAQRHRYKHDDMADLEEKLKATQDLRHRIIVTDGAFSMDGTIAQLDKVCELAEKYNALVMIDESHCSGFMGKTGRGTHEHHNVMGKIDIITGTLGKALGGASGGFTSGRKEIIDMLRQRSRPYLFSNTLAPAITGASIAVLEMLNETTDLRDKLESNTQYFREKMTAAGFDIKPGVHPIVPVMLYDAKLAQEFAAKMLDEGIYVIGFYYPVVPQGKARIRVQLSAAHEQEHLDKAIAAFTKVGKELKVIE
- the pheS gene encoding phenylalanine--tRNA ligase subunit alpha, with product MQQQIDKYTQEINNFVKATADELEAFRIKFLGTKGIVKDLFEQFKTVGAEEKRTFGKVLNQFKQLAEAKYNELKEGAGTAAESGKTEADLTLPGDGFALGSRHPLSLVRNEIIDIFKRLGFVVAEGPEIEDDWHNFSALNFPEEHPARDMQDTFFIKKNHGQDDIALRTHTSSVQVRMMENGKPPFRAIMPGRVYRNEAISARAHCFFHQVEGLYVDENVSFADLKQTLFHFVQELYGEGTKVRFRPSYFPFTEPSAEMDISCTICKGDGCNMCKYSGWVEILGCGMVDPNVLENCGINSKKYTGFAFGMGIERITNLKYVIRDLRLFSENDVRFLKQFKTEII
- a CDS encoding TetR/AcrR family transcriptional regulator → MEADKIKDSIKRAAQDLFRKFGYHKTSVNEIAKKAKIAKATIYKYFDSKEAVLHSLLMDYIRVSVDDLIHINTPEKSEEEHLSNLIMKTCRLSYTVCNEFIGWEFIRESANSQEFLKNLSNELEDLLVLSFTQLTGMRKHETFQQRLRFLIKSSKSIVFSFAFTSVSDADVRKNFVSFQKEILPYLVKAALIV
- a CDS encoding glycoside hydrolase family 15 protein: MEKHMYNAGLIGNCAYLAHINKNTNVTWLCWPRFDSTFVFGSLLDKEKGGEFSILPEGDYETEQYYLENTNVLCTKVNCEGGQYLITDFAPRFRQYDRYFKPLMLIRKIEPLEGLPKIRVKCEPVCDYGRRKQKARRGSNHIDYAGCEETMRLTTNIPLSYIIDEQYFQLNEAKYLLLSYGDPLEAPLVSTAETFLRNTAEYWRLWIKHSSIAGYFQPYVIRSALALKIHQYEDTGAIIAASTTSLPEHPGSTRNWDYRYCWLRDTYYVLTSLNHIGHFEEMERYFNYVSDISISEGDEFRYQPLYGITGKKKLVEEIMDHLDGYLGDKPVRVGNQAYEHIQNDIYGQVLISLLPLYTDHRFIFSERKDSVRWIESVLNKIERTIDEKDAGIWEFRNMANIHCYSNLFQWAGCNAAEKMALTIGNKDLEEKAKALKERAAAHIESCYDPVRKVYTNAAGSPHLDASTLQLIMMNYLDPASQRAKDHLAALEKELKTPNGLFYRYLHADDFGKPKTTFLICAFWYVEALACVGRLDDAMREFENLMKYCNHLLLFSEDVDEETGSMWGNFPQAYSHVGLMNAAYRIAIKLDRPVFL
- a CDS encoding head GIN domain-containing protein translates to MKAINKIMLATLLIAGSSAVTQASNINHNAAIRSVQTTEDRHLSGFNAVSASGSWDVYITQGSTESVKVEAPSDVIGKIITEVDGGTLKIYSKNSNWGWSMGNKKIAIYVTAKSLNSITMSGSGDIFFKNGIKGDKLALRLSGSGDITGRVTVNELESSISGSGDIKVSGTAKTSAVKVVGSGDFTGSDLVTQSTMVKVAGSGDARVNASQKVDASVVGSGDVYYTGGATNVSSSSAGSGDIHKF
- a CDS encoding DUF2490 domain-containing protein yields the protein MRNKYFILLLLLCLGGSKLHAQNSQFSVWGAWFHTQKLSEHWGYAFDGQFRSADKVDYLRNILLRPSVAYHFNKNQSVNVGYAYVTTNGRTPDGEKTFRPESRIFEQFTQVHKAGASIQLSHRFRLEQRYLGDSADDRDDNYFAQRFRYFIRAVIPIKRDSNFSKGTYIGLQNEVFLNVQNKDKVNTHFFDQNRAYVGFGYRFSKKFDMELGYMNQYTKAVSSGTANNVVHLAVYTRL